A stretch of the Polaribacter pacificus genome encodes the following:
- a CDS encoding DoxX family membrane protein, whose product MNSNVQMILRVVLALVLLVFGFNKFFGFIPMDAPPEGSFMDALIKTGYMMPLIAVSEIVPGFLLLMNKWKGFALAWLVPISVNIVAFHLVFDMSTIAPAALVALLNAVLIYANWERFKSLF is encoded by the coding sequence ATGAATTCTAATGTACAAATGATTTTGCGAGTTGTTTTGGCTCTTGTCCTTTTGGTTTTTGGTTTTAACAAATTCTTTGGCTTCATCCCTATGGATGCTCCACCAGAAGGAAGTTTTATGGATGCACTGATAAAAACGGGCTATATGATGCCACTGATTGCGGTTTCAGAAATTGTCCCTGGGTTTTTACTGTTGATGAACAAATGGAAAGGCTTTGCCTTGGCTTGGTTGGTTCCAATTTCTGTTAATATTGTTGCTTTTCATCTAGTCTTTGATATGAGCACTATTGCTCCAGCAGCATTGGTTGCACTACTAAACGCAGTGTTAATTTATGCAAATTGGGAGCGTTTTAAATCGCTCTTTTAA
- a CDS encoding aspartate-semialdehyde dehydrogenase codes for MKVAIVGATGMVGNVMLKVLAERNFPITELIPVASQKSVGKTIPFNGKEFTVVNLATAVEMKPDIALFSAGGDTSMEWAPKFAAAGTTVIDNSSAWRMDPTKKLVVPEINGDVLTSEDKIIANPNCSTIQLVMALAPLHKKYQMKRVVISTYQSVSGTGVKAVQQLDNEEAGVEGEMAYPHKIGRNALPHCDVFLENGYTKEEMKLVKEPKKILRDDTFSVTATAVRIPTAGGHSEAVNVQFENDFDLSEVRQILSDTDGIVVQDDLATNLYPMPITAHEKDEVFVGRIRRDESQENTLNLWIVADNLRKGAATNTVQIAEYLVAHKLV; via the coding sequence ATGAAAGTAGCAATCGTAGGAGCAACCGGGATGGTAGGAAATGTAATGCTAAAAGTATTAGCAGAACGAAACTTTCCGATCACAGAATTGATTCCTGTAGCCTCACAAAAATCTGTTGGAAAAACAATTCCGTTTAATGGAAAAGAATTTACCGTTGTTAATTTGGCAACTGCCGTTGAAATGAAACCAGACATTGCTCTGTTTTCTGCTGGTGGAGATACTTCTATGGAGTGGGCTCCTAAATTTGCAGCAGCAGGTACAACTGTAATTGATAATTCTTCTGCCTGGAGAATGGATCCAACTAAAAAATTGGTAGTTCCAGAAATTAATGGCGATGTGTTAACTTCTGAGGATAAAATTATTGCAAACCCAAATTGTTCTACCATTCAATTGGTCATGGCTTTAGCGCCATTGCATAAAAAATACCAAATGAAACGCGTGGTTATATCAACCTATCAATCAGTTTCTGGTACTGGAGTTAAAGCCGTACAGCAACTAGATAATGAAGAAGCTGGTGTTGAAGGAGAAATGGCTTACCCACACAAGATAGGAAGAAATGCATTGCCACATTGTGATGTGTTTTTAGAAAACGGCTATACCAAAGAAGAAATGAAATTGGTTAAGGAGCCAAAGAAAATCTTGCGAGATGATACTTTTTCTGTAACGGCAACTGCTGTTAGAATTCCGACAGCAGGTGGGCATTCAGAAGCGGTAAACGTTCAGTTTGAAAATGATTTTGACCTCTCAGAAGTTCGTCAAATATTAAGTGATACCGATGGAATTGTAGTACAGGATGACCTTGCAACAAACCTATATCCAATGCCTATTACAGCACATGAAAAAGACGAGGTTTTTGTTGGAAGAATCCGCAGAGATGAATCACAAGAAAATACACTTAACTTATGGATTGTTGCAGATAATTTAAGAAAAGGAGCTGCAACCAATACTGTGCAAATAGCAGAATATTTAGTTGCCCATAAGTTGGTCTAA
- a CDS encoding gliding motility lipoprotein GldH: protein METRKRANNNSFFLGILCLFCFSACDAKRVYDSYQTISQNGWNKADTVVLPFRITDTLAKNNVFINIRNNNTFKFNKIVLISELLDPNGKKIVDTLQYDMADASGRLLGKGFTTIKEHKFLYKPNFVFSSSGDYTLAIRQAMAQSGSVQERTNLEGVMNVGFRIEKEN from the coding sequence GTGGAAACGAGAAAAAGAGCGAACAATAACAGTTTTTTTTTAGGGATTTTGTGCCTGTTCTGTTTTTCTGCCTGTGATGCAAAAAGAGTTTATGATTCTTATCAAACAATTTCTCAAAACGGATGGAACAAAGCAGATACAGTAGTTTTGCCTTTTCGGATTACAGATACGTTAGCAAAAAACAACGTGTTTATAAACATAAGAAATAACAACACATTTAAATTTAATAAAATAGTGTTAATATCAGAGTTACTTGATCCAAATGGCAAGAAAATTGTAGACACCTTGCAATATGATATGGCTGATGCTAGCGGTAGGCTTTTAGGAAAAGGATTTACAACAATTAAAGAGCATAAGTTTTTGTACAAGCCAAATTTTGTATTTTCATCAAGTGGAGACTATACTTTGGCGATACGCCAAGCAATGGCTCAATCAGGTAGTGTACAAGAAAGAACAAACCTAGAAGGAGTCATGAACGTTGGGTTTAGAATAGAAAAAGAAAATTAG
- the trxA gene encoding thioredoxin → MTENLTKETFLEKVFNYEKNKEWTFEGSVPAIIDFYADWCGPCKMIAPVLEQLSEEYGDALTIYKVDTEAQQELAAAFAIRSIPSMLFCPMGEAPQMANGALPKAELERIIADVLKVTK, encoded by the coding sequence ATGACAGAAAATTTAACAAAAGAGACCTTTTTAGAGAAGGTTTTTAATTATGAAAAAAACAAGGAATGGACTTTTGAAGGATCTGTTCCTGCCATTATTGATTTTTATGCAGATTGGTGTGGTCCATGTAAAATGATTGCCCCTGTTTTGGAGCAATTAAGTGAAGAGTACGGAGATGCTTTAACTATTTATAAAGTAGATACAGAAGCTCAACAAGAACTTGCGGCTGCTTTTGCTATTAGAAGTATTCCTTCAATGCTTTTTTGTCCAATGGGAGAAGCTCCTCAGATGGCCAATGGCGCTTTGCCAAAAGCAGAATTAGAACGAATTATTGCAGATGTTTTAAAAGTAACAAAATAA
- a CDS encoding GNAT family N-acetyltransferase yields the protein MTTIIRTNSKNNDFINLVKDLDAYLKITDGEDHDFYNQYNHIDVIKHVVVVYLDTVPVGCGAIKHFDADRAEVKRMFVAAEQRGFGIAPKILNELENWAKELGYKKCILETGERQVEAVKLYQKCNYKRMSINYGQYEGVVNSLCFEKNI from the coding sequence ATGACGACAATAATCCGCACCAACTCTAAAAATAATGACTTTATCAACTTGGTTAAAGACTTAGATGCGTATTTAAAAATTACCGATGGAGAAGATCACGATTTTTACAATCAGTATAATCATATTGATGTGATAAAACATGTTGTTGTAGTTTATTTAGACACGGTTCCTGTAGGTTGTGGCGCCATCAAGCATTTTGATGCTGATAGAGCTGAGGTAAAAAGAATGTTTGTAGCTGCAGAACAAAGAGGTTTTGGAATTGCGCCCAAAATTTTGAACGAACTAGAAAACTGGGCAAAAGAATTAGGATATAAAAAATGTATTTTAGAAACTGGAGAGCGTCAAGTAGAAGCGGTAAAATTATATCAAAAATGCAATTACAAACGAATGAGTATAAACTATGGACAATATGAAGGCGTTGTAAATAGTTTGTGTTTTGAAAAAAATATCTAG
- a CDS encoding M13 family metallopeptidase: protein MKKSIKKIVLFSTVSAMAMFVSCKDEPAAKTPGIEVANMDTSTSPKEDFFRYVNGQWLDKTEIPADKTRWGSFNELRQKTNDDVLSILNEAIEQGEFPKIKDAQGNEIDSDQEKAVNYYATIMDTVARNKQGIAPLQPYLAKINELKNLKDLQELLVNFAPIGGAGFFNVRISNDLKNSSEYTTYVGPAGLGLSRDYYVDQDEDTKNKRRLYVAHIAKMFKAFGDDEKTAAQNAQKVFDLEYSLAEPQMTKEERRDTRKRYNPASISELTKMTPAINWSKYLDELGLSTVDRVIVSDLNYMKAMNAVLKNSNINDIKLYLRWNIINRASSRLTTDLERMSWEFYSKEMSGAKQQLPQDERALNSLNGAVGEALGKLYVEKMFPPEAKEKAKEMIANVMLGFEKRINSLEWMSDETKKKALEKLHKLNVKIAYPDKWKDYSALEIKHTKEGGTYFDNTMALSKWRFNENINKLGKPVDRSEWGMNPQTVNAYFNPVNNEIVFPAAILQAPFYNYKADEAVNYGGMGAVIGHEISHSFDDSGSRFDGDGNLRNWWTPEDLEQFTILGKQLSAQFSKVVAIDDVRLNGDFTLGENIGDLGGLKASFEGLKIFYEKNGKPGKIDGFTPEQRFFMSWATVWRTKTRDAALKNLIKTDSHSPGQYRAYMPLQNIDEFYEAFDISENDKMYLSPKDRVRIW, encoded by the coding sequence ATGAAAAAATCAATAAAAAAAATCGTTTTGTTTTCTACCGTTTCTGCGATGGCAATGTTCGTTTCTTGTAAAGATGAACCAGCGGCAAAGACCCCGGGGATTGAAGTGGCTAATATGGATACTTCTACTTCGCCAAAAGAAGACTTTTTTAGATATGTAAACGGTCAATGGCTTGACAAGACAGAAATCCCTGCAGACAAAACAAGATGGGGGAGTTTTAATGAGCTACGACAAAAGACAAATGATGATGTTTTGTCTATTTTAAACGAGGCCATTGAGCAAGGTGAGTTTCCAAAAATAAAAGATGCCCAAGGAAATGAAATTGATTCTGACCAAGAGAAAGCAGTAAATTACTATGCGACCATTATGGATACTGTTGCTAGAAACAAGCAAGGTATAGCCCCATTACAACCCTATTTGGCAAAAATTAATGAGCTTAAAAATTTAAAAGATCTTCAAGAATTGCTAGTCAATTTTGCACCTATCGGAGGAGCCGGATTTTTTAATGTTAGAATTTCAAATGACCTAAAAAACAGCAGTGAATATACTACCTATGTGGGCCCAGCTGGATTGGGTTTGTCTAGAGATTACTATGTAGATCAAGACGAAGACACCAAGAACAAACGCCGCCTTTATGTTGCTCATATTGCAAAAATGTTCAAAGCTTTTGGAGACGATGAAAAAACTGCAGCTCAAAACGCACAAAAAGTTTTTGATTTAGAATACAGTTTGGCAGAACCACAAATGACAAAAGAAGAGCGCAGAGATACTCGAAAAAGATACAATCCTGCTAGCATTAGTGAACTGACAAAAATGACTCCAGCAATTAATTGGTCTAAATACCTTGACGAACTTGGTCTTAGCACTGTTGACAGAGTAATTGTTTCAGACCTCAATTATATGAAGGCGATGAATGCTGTTTTAAAAAATAGCAATATCAATGATATTAAATTGTATTTGCGTTGGAACATCATCAACAGAGCTTCAAGTCGATTAACTACCGATTTAGAAAGAATGAGCTGGGAGTTTTACAGCAAAGAAATGAGTGGTGCAAAACAGCAATTGCCACAAGATGAGAGAGCATTAAACTCATTAAATGGTGCTGTAGGCGAAGCCTTAGGTAAGTTGTATGTAGAAAAAATGTTTCCTCCAGAAGCAAAAGAGAAGGCAAAAGAAATGATTGCAAACGTAATGTTGGGCTTTGAAAAAAGAATCAACAGTTTGGAGTGGATGAGTGATGAAACAAAGAAAAAAGCATTAGAAAAATTACACAAACTCAACGTAAAAATAGCCTATCCAGATAAATGGAAAGATTATTCAGCTTTAGAGATCAAACACACCAAAGAAGGAGGTACTTATTTTGATAATACCATGGCACTTTCTAAATGGAGATTTAATGAAAACATTAACAAACTTGGTAAACCGGTAGACAGATCAGAGTGGGGAATGAATCCACAGACAGTAAATGCTTATTTTAATCCAGTAAACAATGAAATTGTATTCCCTGCAGCTATTTTACAAGCGCCATTTTACAATTACAAAGCCGATGAAGCGGTAAATTACGGTGGTATGGGTGCTGTGATTGGACACGAGATATCACATAGTTTTGATGACTCAGGTTCTCGATTTGATGGTGATGGTAACTTAAGAAACTGGTGGACACCAGAAGATCTAGAGCAGTTTACAATCTTAGGAAAACAATTGAGTGCTCAGTTTAGCAAAGTTGTTGCTATTGATGACGTACGTTTAAATGGAGATTTTACCTTGGGTGAAAATATCGGAGATTTAGGAGGGTTAAAAGCTTCTTTTGAAGGCTTAAAGATTTTTTATGAAAAGAATGGTAAGCCAGGAAAAATTGACGGATTTACTCCAGAGCAACGCTTTTTTATGTCTTGGGCCACAGTTTGGAGAACCAAAACAAGAGATGCTGCTTTGAAAAACTTAATCAAAACAGACTCGCATTCTCCAGGACAGTACAGAGCTTATATGCCACTGCAAAACATTGACGAGTTTTACGAGGCATTTGACATTTCAGAAAATGACAAGATGTACCTAAGCCCAAAAGATCGTGTTAGAATTTGGTAA
- a CDS encoding ABC transporter ATP-binding protein — MLKVEAVSFGYSSAKRTLQNIDFSLHKGNVLCVMGESGCGKSTLLKVIYGLLDLDHGTIFWDDIEVLGPAHHLVPGMPFIKHVAQDFDLMPFTSVSENIKKFLSRFDPEKSEERTQELLKVIEMTEFANAKVKTLSGGQQQRVAIARALAKEPALILLDEPFSQIDNFKKNSLRRNLFSYLKEKNIACIIATHDGDDALSFADDILVLHKQKILAKGTPKEMYGNPKNKYIAALFDDVNELLVNNKNVLLYPHQLKIVEKSAIEASVINSYYKGSHWLIEVQYRDQPLFVKHAVGLQLGLKVFLKTDKID; from the coding sequence ATGTTAAAAGTAGAGGCAGTTTCTTTTGGGTATTCTTCTGCAAAGAGGACCCTTCAAAATATTGATTTTTCATTACATAAGGGTAATGTTTTATGTGTGATGGGAGAAAGTGGTTGTGGAAAATCTACGCTGCTTAAAGTTATTTACGGTTTATTAGATCTTGATCATGGAACTATTTTTTGGGATGATATTGAAGTTTTAGGCCCAGCACATCATTTGGTTCCAGGCATGCCTTTTATCAAACATGTGGCTCAAGATTTTGATCTAATGCCCTTTACTTCGGTTTCAGAAAACATTAAAAAATTTTTATCGCGTTTTGACCCAGAAAAAAGCGAAGAAAGAACCCAAGAGTTACTCAAGGTTATTGAAATGACCGAATTTGCGAATGCCAAAGTAAAAACCTTAAGTGGTGGACAACAGCAACGAGTTGCCATTGCAAGAGCACTGGCCAAAGAACCGGCTTTAATTTTACTCGATGAACCTTTTAGTCAAATAGATAATTTTAAGAAAAACTCTCTTCGAAGAAATCTATTTAGCTATTTAAAAGAAAAAAATATTGCCTGTATTATTGCCACACATGATGGGGATGATGCACTCTCTTTTGCTGATGATATCCTAGTGCTCCATAAGCAAAAAATACTAGCAAAAGGAACTCCAAAAGAGATGTATGGCAATCCAAAAAACAAATACATTGCAGCCTTGTTTGATGATGTAAATGAACTGCTAGTCAATAATAAAAACGTATTACTGTACCCTCATCAACTAAAAATTGTTGAAAAATCAGCCATAGAAGCTAGCGTTATCAACTCTTATTATAAAGGTTCTCACTGGCTTATAGAGGTGCAATATAGAGATCAACCGCTCTTTGTTAAGCATGCTGTTGGTTTGCAATTAGGACTCAAAGTCTTTCTGAAAACTGATAAAATAGACTAA
- a CDS encoding PSP1 domain-containing protein, protein MSCTSCSTKKDGVPNGCKSNGNCGTGGSCGSGSKLNVFDWLSNMTLPNGEAPFHIFEVRFKNGRKHFFKNTENLTLSMGDVVAVESSSGHDVGTVSLGGELVKVQLKKKNIKADSEEILKIYRKATQKDIDQWQAVREKEPETQKRGREIISRLGLKMKLSDVEYQGDGNKATFYYTADDRVDFRQLIRDLASAFSIRVEMKQVGLRQEAARLGGVGSCGRELCCSTWLTDFRKVNTAAARYQQLSLNPLKLAGQCGKLKCCLNFELDTYLDALKSFPKQDLALKTENGLAVFVKMDIFKQLLWYTYKDNSFKWYKLTLEQVNEIIALNKNNEEAAPLEDYESDLVAEVKIDFENVVGQDSLTRFDAPKPKRNRNKNNRNKNRRNKGKAVAATTDSNSKGPAKKQPFKKGPKEAVGNAAQKQGNQEGKPKPKPRRNYKKPKSKGGNEKKSEQ, encoded by the coding sequence ATGAGCTGTACTAGTTGCTCAACAAAAAAAGACGGCGTCCCAAACGGTTGTAAAAGCAATGGAAATTGTGGAACAGGCGGTTCTTGTGGAAGCGGAAGCAAATTAAATGTTTTTGACTGGTTGTCTAATATGACTTTGCCTAACGGCGAAGCTCCTTTTCACATTTTTGAAGTCCGTTTTAAGAATGGGCGTAAACACTTTTTTAAAAATACAGAAAATTTAACGCTGTCTATGGGCGATGTTGTTGCTGTAGAAAGTTCTTCTGGGCATGATGTTGGAACCGTTTCTTTAGGAGGTGAGTTGGTCAAAGTGCAGTTAAAAAAGAAAAACATTAAAGCAGACAGTGAGGAAATCCTTAAAATCTATAGAAAGGCTACACAAAAAGATATAGATCAATGGCAGGCTGTTAGAGAAAAAGAGCCAGAAACCCAAAAACGCGGAAGAGAAATCATTAGTCGTTTGGGGCTTAAGATGAAATTGTCTGATGTAGAATATCAAGGCGATGGAAACAAAGCCACTTTTTATTATACTGCGGATGACCGTGTAGATTTTAGACAGCTGATTAGAGATTTGGCAAGTGCCTTTTCTATTCGAGTAGAAATGAAGCAGGTAGGTTTACGACAAGAAGCAGCTAGACTTGGAGGTGTTGGATCTTGTGGTAGAGAATTGTGTTGTTCTACTTGGCTAACTGATTTTAGAAAAGTGAACACAGCAGCTGCACGTTATCAACAACTTTCATTAAACCCATTAAAGTTAGCGGGACAATGTGGTAAATTAAAGTGCTGTTTAAATTTTGAGTTAGACACCTATTTAGATGCTTTAAAAAGTTTTCCAAAACAAGATTTAGCTCTTAAAACAGAAAATGGCCTTGCTGTTTTTGTTAAAATGGACATCTTTAAGCAATTGCTTTGGTATACGTATAAAGACAATAGTTTTAAATGGTATAAATTAACTTTAGAGCAGGTAAATGAAATTATTGCTTTAAATAAGAATAACGAAGAGGCTGCTCCATTAGAAGACTATGAATCTGATTTGGTTGCCGAAGTTAAAATTGATTTTGAGAATGTTGTAGGTCAGGATAGTTTAACCCGTTTTGACGCGCCAAAACCCAAACGAAACAGAAACAAGAACAATCGAAATAAAAATAGAAGAAACAAAGGGAAGGCAGTGGCAGCAACTACGGATTCTAATTCAAAAGGACCAGCAAAAAAGCAGCCTTTTAAAAAAGGGCCAAAAGAAGCAGTTGGTAATGCTGCACAAAAGCAAGGAAATCAAGAAGGAAAACCGAAGCCTAAACCAAGAAGAAATTATAAAAAACCAAAGAGCAAAGGTGGAAACGAGAAAAAGAGCGAACAATAA
- a CDS encoding NAD(P)/FAD-dependent oxidoreductase, producing MNFSYWELKEWFSKVDFTIVGSGIVGLNCALQLKKKYPKAKILVLEKGMLPQGASSKNAGFACFGSLSELVDDLKTHTEEAIFNLVKKRWEGLQLLRENLGDANIGFQQHKGFELFLNKQLFEESASKKHQINKLIYPIFKQDVFSESENIFKFQNIEPRYSVNQFEGQIDTGKMVTELLLKVQKAGVKILNTITVKSFVEHGDQVSVKTNQLEFTTNKFFIATNGFAKQLLKENVQPARAQVIITKPIKNLPIKGTFHLDKGYYYFRNIDDRILFGGGRNLDFKTEETTEFGQTAIIQDQLKRMLKETILPNTPFEIDHSWSGIMGVGNQKKAIVKPVGTNVYCGVRLGGMGIAIGSLVGKELADLIA from the coding sequence ATGAACTTTAGTTATTGGGAGCTTAAAGAGTGGTTTTCTAAGGTTGATTTTACAATCGTTGGCAGCGGAATTGTGGGTTTAAATTGCGCTTTACAGCTCAAGAAAAAATACCCAAAAGCTAAGATTTTAGTCCTAGAAAAAGGCATGTTGCCGCAAGGAGCAAGTTCTAAAAATGCAGGATTTGCTTGTTTTGGAAGCCTGTCAGAACTGGTCGATGATTTAAAAACCCATACAGAAGAAGCCATTTTTAATTTGGTAAAAAAACGCTGGGAAGGATTGCAACTTTTAAGAGAAAACTTAGGAGATGCAAACATCGGTTTTCAACAGCATAAAGGCTTTGAGTTATTTTTAAACAAGCAATTATTTGAAGAATCTGCATCTAAAAAGCATCAGATAAATAAACTCATTTATCCAATCTTTAAGCAAGACGTTTTTTCAGAATCAGAGAATATATTTAAGTTTCAAAATATAGAACCAAGGTATAGTGTCAATCAGTTTGAAGGCCAAATAGATACCGGAAAAATGGTCACAGAGTTGCTTTTAAAAGTACAAAAAGCAGGCGTCAAGATTCTCAATACGATTACCGTCAAAAGTTTTGTAGAACACGGTGATCAGGTATCTGTAAAAACCAATCAACTTGAGTTTACAACCAACAAATTTTTTATCGCAACCAACGGATTTGCAAAACAACTCTTAAAAGAAAATGTGCAACCCGCAAGAGCGCAGGTCATCATTACCAAACCCATTAAAAATCTACCTATTAAAGGAACCTTTCACTTAGATAAGGGCTATTATTATTTTAGAAATATTGATGATAGAATTTTATTTGGCGGCGGAAGAAATCTGGATTTTAAAACAGAAGAAACCACAGAATTTGGGCAAACAGCAATCATTCAAGATCAGTTAAAAAGGATGTTGAAAGAAACGATTTTACCCAACACCCCTTTTGAAATTGACCACTCCTGGAGCGGAATTATGGGTGTTGGAAATCAGAAAAAAGCCATCGTAAAACCAGTAGGCACAAATGTGTATTGCGGAGTTCGTTTGGGGGGCATGGGAATCGCCATTGGCAGTTTGGTTGGTAAAGAATTGGCAGACTTAATAGCGTAA
- a CDS encoding 3-oxoacyl-ACP synthase yields the protein MKLKQELFNQCEAFVNKRLQTVEDIISSNQKGLQSETKSSAGDKHETGRAMLQLEMEKAGQQLKGILQMQETLAKIDLAKKSNIAHLGSLVTTNQASFFLSISAGQLVVDGKPYFAVSVSSPIGKLLLGKKENELIRFNGKDISIISVL from the coding sequence ATGAAACTAAAACAAGAACTTTTTAATCAGTGTGAGGCCTTTGTAAACAAGCGTTTGCAAACCGTCGAAGACATTATTTCTTCCAATCAAAAAGGACTGCAATCAGAAACCAAAAGTTCTGCCGGTGATAAGCATGAAACCGGGCGTGCGATGTTGCAATTAGAAATGGAAAAAGCTGGGCAACAACTAAAAGGAATCCTACAAATGCAAGAGACCTTAGCAAAAATTGATCTTGCTAAAAAATCAAACATTGCACATTTAGGAAGCTTGGTAACAACCAACCAAGCAAGCTTTTTTTTAAGTATTAGCGCTGGGCAACTTGTGGTTGATGGTAAACCTTATTTTGCTGTTTCAGTTTCTTCTCCGATTGGCAAATTATTGTTGGGAAAAAAAGAAAATGAGCTTATTAGATTTAATGGAAAGGACATAAGTATTATCTCAGTTTTGTGA
- a CDS encoding rhodanese-related sulfurtransferase, with product MQLYNKLSAKERAVLIDEAGKDRLTISFYQYHKIEDPQTFRDKLFLEWNALDVLGRIYVSYEGINAQLSVPSDRMLELKEQLDAIPFLKDIRLNVAVEQDNKSFLKLKVKVRNKIVADGLNDETFDVTDKGIHLNAKEFNEMLANPNTVCVDMRNHYESEIGHFDGAVTPDVDTFRDSLDIIEEDLKDNKEDKNLLMYCTGGIRCEKASAYYKHKGFKNVFQLEGGIIEYTRQVKEEGIENKFLGKNFVFDHRRAEKISDHVVSNCHQCGEPCDEHVNCDNEACHLLFIQCKSCSEKMNTCCSDECKEIAALPFEEQKELRKGKGNSNKIFKKGRSEVLTFKR from the coding sequence ATGCAACTGTACAATAAGTTAAGCGCTAAAGAACGCGCTGTATTAATTGACGAAGCCGGAAAGGATCGTTTAACCATTTCATTCTATCAATACCACAAGATAGAAGACCCACAAACTTTTAGAGATAAATTATTCCTTGAGTGGAACGCATTGGATGTTTTAGGACGTATCTATGTTTCTTATGAAGGAATTAATGCACAATTGTCTGTTCCTTCGGATAGAATGTTAGAGTTGAAAGAGCAATTGGATGCGATTCCATTTTTAAAAGACATTCGTTTAAATGTTGCCGTTGAGCAAGACAATAAATCCTTTTTAAAACTCAAAGTAAAAGTTAGAAACAAAATTGTTGCTGATGGTCTTAATGATGAAACCTTTGATGTTACTGATAAAGGAATTCATTTAAACGCAAAAGAGTTTAATGAAATGTTGGCAAACCCAAATACGGTTTGTGTTGATATGCGAAATCATTACGAAAGTGAAATTGGTCATTTTGATGGCGCTGTAACTCCTGATGTGGACACATTTAGAGACTCTTTAGACATTATTGAAGAAGATTTAAAAGACAATAAAGAGGATAAAAACTTATTGATGTACTGTACTGGTGGAATCCGCTGTGAAAAAGCATCTGCCTACTACAAACACAAAGGGTTTAAAAATGTTTTTCAATTAGAAGGAGGAATTATTGAGTATACCCGTCAAGTAAAAGAAGAAGGCATAGAAAATAAATTTTTAGGAAAGAACTTTGTGTTTGATCACAGAAGAGCAGAAAAAATTTCTGACCATGTTGTTTCTAATTGTCATCAATGTGGAGAACCCTGTGATGAACATGTAAACTGCGATAATGAAGCTTGTCATTTGTTGTTTATTCAATGTAAATCCTGTTCAGAAAAAATGAACACATGCTGTTCTGATGAATGTAAAGAAATAGCAGCTTTGCCTTTCGAAGAACAAAAAGAACTTCGAAAAGGAAAAGGTAATAGTAATAAAATCTTTAAAAAAGGAAGATCTGAAGTGTTGACTTTTAAGAGGTAA